The following are encoded together in the Salvia hispanica cultivar TCC Black 2014 chromosome 6, UniMelb_Shisp_WGS_1.0, whole genome shotgun sequence genome:
- the LOC125196111 gene encoding ubiquinone biosynthesis monooxygenase COQ6, mitochondrial isoform X1, with protein MIRRTCTRQWAFHRHVWKSANRTLSSGAEAKFPGAPIEQGSADKQRCESNLPVHDVAIVGGGMVGMALACSLAKLPLTNHLNVAIIDSNPALQSGQSIKKEAPPDPRVSTVTPATKALFQDVGAWKYVEEHRHAYFDKMQVWDYTGFGYTKYHARDVNKEVLGCVVENKVLHKSLLSCLQDSGSQHKLYPLRLSSMHLEPASASSHHGSLAKLELSDGNSLYAKLVVGADGSKSRVKELAGISSTGWKYSQNAVICTVEHMEENRCAWQRFLPNGPIALLPVGDKFSNIVWTMDPEESLNRKSMSEVDFVKEVNRALDSGYGPRPKSQSLGGVSPFSWLTAKKAVSAYDYFEIPPKITKLASERMVFPLSLKHANSYATKRVALIGDAAHTVHPLAGQGVNMGFGDAFSLSNVIAEGIAVGSDIGEVSLLRRYESDRKPANLTMMAILDGFQKAYSVDFGPLNVLRAAAFQGVQNLSPLKRNIISYASGEQRFPLFS; from the exons ATGATACG CAGGACATGTACAAGACAATGGGCTTTCCACAGGCATGTCTGGAAATCGGCAAATAGAACGTTATCCAGTGGCGCAGAAGCCAAGTTCCCTGGTGCACCCATTGAACAA GGATCAGCAGACAAGCAAAGATGCGAAAGCAATCTTCCTGTGCATGATGTTGCTATTGTTGGAGGTGGCATGGTTGGCATGGCTCTGGCTTGCTCTTTGG CAAAGCTACCATTGACAAACCATCTGAACGTTGCCATCATTGATAGCAATCCAGCATTACAAAGTGGTCAATCTATCAAGAAAGAGGCTCCCCCAGATCCGAGAGTTAGTACCGTCACCCCAGCAACTAAAGCTCTCTTTCAAG ATGTTGGTGCGTGGAAATATGTGGAAGAGCATAGGCATGCTTACTTTGATAAGATGCAG GTTTGGGATTATACTGGTTTTGGCTATACAAAGTACCATGCAAGAGATGTGAATAAAGAAGTACTAGG GTGCgtggtggagaataaagtgctTCATAAATCTCTGTTATCATGCCTCCAG GATTCAGGTTCCCAGCATAAACTATACCCTCTCAGATTAAGCTCAATGCACTTGGAACCAGCTTCTGCATCAAGCCATCATGGATCTTTAGCAAAACTGGAACTTAGTGATGGGAATAGTTTGTATGCAAAACTAGTG GTCGGAGCGGATGGGTCCAAATCACGTGTCAAGGAGTTGGCTGGAATAAGCTCAACTGGATGGAAGTATTCTCAAAATGCAGTTATATGTACCGTGGAGCACATGGAGGAAAATCGATGTGCTTGGCAAAGATTTCTCCCTAATGGTCCAATTGCCCTTCTCCCAGTAGGAGACAAGTTCAGCAATATCGTTTGGACAATGGACCCTGAAGAGTCGTTAAATCGCAAATCAATGTCTGAGGTTGATTTTGTGAAAGAAGTAAACCGAGCTCTGGACAGTGGCTATGGTCCTCGTCCAAAATCTCAATCGTTGGGGGGTGTATCTCCATTCTCTTGGTTAACTGCCAAAAAAGCAGTATCAgcctatgattattttgaaatCCCACCAAAAATCACCAAACTAGCCTCTGAAAGAATGGTGTTCCCCTTGTCTCTTAAGCATGCCAACTCTTATGCCACGAAACGCGTTGCTCTTATTGGTGATGCTGCACACACTGTTCATCCTTTAGCCGGTCAAGGAGTTAATATGGGATTTGGAGATGCGTTCTCTCTCTCAAACGTTATTGCTGAAGGCATTGCAGTTGGATCTGATATCGGTGAG GTTTCGTTGCTGAGAAGATATGAATCGGATAGGAAACCTGCGAACCTAACAATGATGGCGATCCTAGACGGCTTTCAAAAGGCGTACTCTGTTGATTTCGGACCATTAAACGTGTTGCGTGCCGCAGCATTCCAAGGAGTACAGAATCTTTCACCGCTAAAGAGAAACATCATATCTTACGCCTCAGGTGAGCAGAGATTTCCACTTTTTTCATGA
- the LOC125196111 gene encoding ubiquinone biosynthesis monooxygenase COQ6, mitochondrial isoform X3, which yields MFAAKLPLTNHLNVAIIDSNPALQSGQSIKKEAPPDPRVSTVTPATKALFQDVGAWKYVEEHRHAYFDKMQVWDYTGFGYTKYHARDVNKEVLGCVVENKVLHKSLLSCLQDSGSQHKLYPLRLSSMHLEPASASSHHGSLAKLELSDGNSLYAKLVVGADGSKSRVKELAGISSTGWKYSQNAVICTVEHMEENRCAWQRFLPNGPIALLPVGDKFSNIVWTMDPEESLNRKSMSEVDFVKEVNRALDSGYGPRPKSQSLGGVSPFSWLTAKKAVSAYDYFEIPPKITKLASERMVFPLSLKHANSYATKRVALIGDAAHTVHPLAGQGVNMGFGDAFSLSNVIAEGIAVGSDIGEVSLLRRYESDRKPANLTMMAILDGFQKAYSVDFGPLNVLRAAAFQGVQNLSPLKRNIISYASGEQRFPLFS from the exons ATGTTTGCAGCAAAGCTACCATTGACAAACCATCTGAACGTTGCCATCATTGATAGCAATCCAGCATTACAAAGTGGTCAATCTATCAAGAAAGAGGCTCCCCCAGATCCGAGAGTTAGTACCGTCACCCCAGCAACTAAAGCTCTCTTTCAAG ATGTTGGTGCGTGGAAATATGTGGAAGAGCATAGGCATGCTTACTTTGATAAGATGCAG GTTTGGGATTATACTGGTTTTGGCTATACAAAGTACCATGCAAGAGATGTGAATAAAGAAGTACTAGG GTGCgtggtggagaataaagtgctTCATAAATCTCTGTTATCATGCCTCCAG GATTCAGGTTCCCAGCATAAACTATACCCTCTCAGATTAAGCTCAATGCACTTGGAACCAGCTTCTGCATCAAGCCATCATGGATCTTTAGCAAAACTGGAACTTAGTGATGGGAATAGTTTGTATGCAAAACTAGTG GTCGGAGCGGATGGGTCCAAATCACGTGTCAAGGAGTTGGCTGGAATAAGCTCAACTGGATGGAAGTATTCTCAAAATGCAGTTATATGTACCGTGGAGCACATGGAGGAAAATCGATGTGCTTGGCAAAGATTTCTCCCTAATGGTCCAATTGCCCTTCTCCCAGTAGGAGACAAGTTCAGCAATATCGTTTGGACAATGGACCCTGAAGAGTCGTTAAATCGCAAATCAATGTCTGAGGTTGATTTTGTGAAAGAAGTAAACCGAGCTCTGGACAGTGGCTATGGTCCTCGTCCAAAATCTCAATCGTTGGGGGGTGTATCTCCATTCTCTTGGTTAACTGCCAAAAAAGCAGTATCAgcctatgattattttgaaatCCCACCAAAAATCACCAAACTAGCCTCTGAAAGAATGGTGTTCCCCTTGTCTCTTAAGCATGCCAACTCTTATGCCACGAAACGCGTTGCTCTTATTGGTGATGCTGCACACACTGTTCATCCTTTAGCCGGTCAAGGAGTTAATATGGGATTTGGAGATGCGTTCTCTCTCTCAAACGTTATTGCTGAAGGCATTGCAGTTGGATCTGATATCGGTGAG GTTTCGTTGCTGAGAAGATATGAATCGGATAGGAAACCTGCGAACCTAACAATGATGGCGATCCTAGACGGCTTTCAAAAGGCGTACTCTGTTGATTTCGGACCATTAAACGTGTTGCGTGCCGCAGCATTCCAAGGAGTACAGAATCTTTCACCGCTAAAGAGAAACATCATATCTTACGCCTCAGGTGAGCAGAGATTTCCACTTTTTTCATGA
- the LOC125196111 gene encoding ubiquinone biosynthesis monooxygenase COQ6, mitochondrial isoform X2 — protein MIRTCTRQWAFHRHVWKSANRTLSSGAEAKFPGAPIEQGSADKQRCESNLPVHDVAIVGGGMVGMALACSLAKLPLTNHLNVAIIDSNPALQSGQSIKKEAPPDPRVSTVTPATKALFQDVGAWKYVEEHRHAYFDKMQVWDYTGFGYTKYHARDVNKEVLGCVVENKVLHKSLLSCLQDSGSQHKLYPLRLSSMHLEPASASSHHGSLAKLELSDGNSLYAKLVVGADGSKSRVKELAGISSTGWKYSQNAVICTVEHMEENRCAWQRFLPNGPIALLPVGDKFSNIVWTMDPEESLNRKSMSEVDFVKEVNRALDSGYGPRPKSQSLGGVSPFSWLTAKKAVSAYDYFEIPPKITKLASERMVFPLSLKHANSYATKRVALIGDAAHTVHPLAGQGVNMGFGDAFSLSNVIAEGIAVGSDIGEVSLLRRYESDRKPANLTMMAILDGFQKAYSVDFGPLNVLRAAAFQGVQNLSPLKRNIISYASGEQRFPLFS, from the exons ATGATACG GACATGTACAAGACAATGGGCTTTCCACAGGCATGTCTGGAAATCGGCAAATAGAACGTTATCCAGTGGCGCAGAAGCCAAGTTCCCTGGTGCACCCATTGAACAA GGATCAGCAGACAAGCAAAGATGCGAAAGCAATCTTCCTGTGCATGATGTTGCTATTGTTGGAGGTGGCATGGTTGGCATGGCTCTGGCTTGCTCTTTGG CAAAGCTACCATTGACAAACCATCTGAACGTTGCCATCATTGATAGCAATCCAGCATTACAAAGTGGTCAATCTATCAAGAAAGAGGCTCCCCCAGATCCGAGAGTTAGTACCGTCACCCCAGCAACTAAAGCTCTCTTTCAAG ATGTTGGTGCGTGGAAATATGTGGAAGAGCATAGGCATGCTTACTTTGATAAGATGCAG GTTTGGGATTATACTGGTTTTGGCTATACAAAGTACCATGCAAGAGATGTGAATAAAGAAGTACTAGG GTGCgtggtggagaataaagtgctTCATAAATCTCTGTTATCATGCCTCCAG GATTCAGGTTCCCAGCATAAACTATACCCTCTCAGATTAAGCTCAATGCACTTGGAACCAGCTTCTGCATCAAGCCATCATGGATCTTTAGCAAAACTGGAACTTAGTGATGGGAATAGTTTGTATGCAAAACTAGTG GTCGGAGCGGATGGGTCCAAATCACGTGTCAAGGAGTTGGCTGGAATAAGCTCAACTGGATGGAAGTATTCTCAAAATGCAGTTATATGTACCGTGGAGCACATGGAGGAAAATCGATGTGCTTGGCAAAGATTTCTCCCTAATGGTCCAATTGCCCTTCTCCCAGTAGGAGACAAGTTCAGCAATATCGTTTGGACAATGGACCCTGAAGAGTCGTTAAATCGCAAATCAATGTCTGAGGTTGATTTTGTGAAAGAAGTAAACCGAGCTCTGGACAGTGGCTATGGTCCTCGTCCAAAATCTCAATCGTTGGGGGGTGTATCTCCATTCTCTTGGTTAACTGCCAAAAAAGCAGTATCAgcctatgattattttgaaatCCCACCAAAAATCACCAAACTAGCCTCTGAAAGAATGGTGTTCCCCTTGTCTCTTAAGCATGCCAACTCTTATGCCACGAAACGCGTTGCTCTTATTGGTGATGCTGCACACACTGTTCATCCTTTAGCCGGTCAAGGAGTTAATATGGGATTTGGAGATGCGTTCTCTCTCTCAAACGTTATTGCTGAAGGCATTGCAGTTGGATCTGATATCGGTGAG GTTTCGTTGCTGAGAAGATATGAATCGGATAGGAAACCTGCGAACCTAACAATGATGGCGATCCTAGACGGCTTTCAAAAGGCGTACTCTGTTGATTTCGGACCATTAAACGTGTTGCGTGCCGCAGCATTCCAAGGAGTACAGAATCTTTCACCGCTAAAGAGAAACATCATATCTTACGCCTCAGGTGAGCAGAGATTTCCACTTTTTTCATGA